A region from the Vicia villosa cultivar HV-30 ecotype Madison, WI linkage group LG3, Vvil1.0, whole genome shotgun sequence genome encodes:
- the LOC131593421 gene encoding uncharacterized protein LOC131593421 codes for MAAVTTTLKLSLFFTFISVSLSAIPPTCNRIECPNYDLIQAGNGYEIRRYNSSLWISTQPIQEISLHEATRTGFLSLFDYIQGKNKYQEKIEMTAPVVSEVLPSDGPFCKSSFVISFYVPKQKQANPPPAKGLHVQRWKHVYAAVRQFGGFVKNTDVGEEAAALKESIAGTKWSSAIDQSRRAGHASVYSVAQYNDPLEFDNRVNEIWFLFDLPEKKFTGVADSR; via the exons ATGGCTGCTGTTACCACCACATTGAAGCTGTCACTTTTCTTCACCTTCATCTCAGTTTCATTATCGGCTATTCCCCCAACATGCAACCGCATAGAGTGTCCCAATTACGATCTCATACAAGCGGGAAATGGCTATGAAATCCGGCGCTATAATTCATCTCTTTGGATTTCCACTCAACCCATTCAAGAAATTTCTCTTCATGAAGCTACAAGAACCGGTTTCTTGAG tcTTTTTGACTATATTCAAGGTAAGAACAAGTACCAGGAAAAAATAGAGATGACAGCACCTGTTGTCTCAGAGGTTTTACCTAGTGATGGACCCTTTTGCAAGTCTTCATTTGTTATAAGCTTTTATGTACCTAAACAGAAACAAGCGAATCCACCTCCTGCAAAGGGTCTTCATGTTCAAAGATGGAAACATGTGTACGCAGCAGTTAGACAGTTTGGTGGATTTGTCAAAAATACAGACGTTGGCGAGGAAGCTGCAGCTTTGAAGGAAAGTATTGCCGGTACTAAGTGGTCGTCTGCTATTGATCAAAGCCGTAGAGCTGGTCATGCTTCGGTTTACTCTGTGGCTCAGTACAATGACCCTTTAGAATTTGATAATAGGGTGAATGAGATATGGTTTTTGTTTGATTTACCGGAGAAGAAATTTACCGGAGTCGCTGATTCCAGGTAG
- the LOC131657228 gene encoding F-box protein At5g03100-like, whose protein sequence is MSLTHETEDRFGDLPDPVVFHILSYLNTKEAFQTCILSKRWNNLTNNLPILILDSDQFESLEKFDRALSQILSVRNGFDEDDDSNSVLDTLDLTLSPIDFWVRDSFPWTDVFVKRMVRYALSHNVRRLRYPITCNNIPFQPIFASQTLSSLDLSVPRCFRELGSIFLFPTHLNLPSLTHLTLSYFRFGAADDGCADPFSAFNKLNTLTLISCFVLNPQVLNCATRMYRDDNNQPLKLRISSPNLCNFSFIGNTSQKLCLTHLSSLKHLFIDAEQIGFRNSAAVVQDDAAVLLSSLQDLPNIRSLTVSSNTLQVLSLVSNLFEVKFTSFYNLESLEVQMKPISGQLYTILCFGKFMIPGGIQPDEATIIPDGVIDYLIQNSPSANVSVIPYKIQDPREAQTRGRRKFFGKKHTKAKQV, encoded by the exons ATGTCGTTGACTCATGAAACTGAGGACAGATTCGGCGATCTGCCAGATCCGGTTGTCTTTCACATACTTTCCTATTTGAACACCAAAGAGGCCTTTCAAACTTGCATACTCTCCAAAAGATGGAACAATCTCACAAACAATCTTCCAATCCTAATTCTAGATTCCGACCAGTTCGAATCTCTGGAAAAATTCGACAGGGCACTGTCTCAAATTCTATCTGTTCGCAATGGGTTCGATGAGGACGACGATTCAAATTCCGTTCTCGACACTCTAGATTTGACCCTTTCCCCAATTGATTTCTGGGTCCGTGATAGTTTCCCGTGGACTGACGTATTCGTCAAACGCATGGTAAGGTATGCCCTTTCACATAATGTCCGGCGATTACGATACCCTATCACCTGTAATAATATTCCGTTTCAACCTATATTTGCATCTCAAACTTTATCTTCTCTTGACCTTTCTGTTCCTCGTTGTTTTCGAGAATTAGGTTCAATATTTTTATTTCCGACTCATCTCAATTTGCCCTCATTGACACACTTGACTTTATCATATTTTCGATTTGGTGCTGCCGATGATGGTTGTGCCGACCCCTTCTCCGCCTTTAACAAGTTGAATACTTTGACCCTTATAAGTTGCTTTGTTCTTAATCCACAAGTTCTTAATTGCGCTACAAGAATGTATCGAGATGATAATAATCAGCCATTAAAACTCCGCATATCTTCGCCAAATCTTTGTAActtttcttttattggtaataCAAGTCAAAAACTATGTCTCACCCATCTTTCTTCTCTTAAACACCTATTCATTGATGCTGAACAAATTGGCTTTCGAAACTCTGCCGCCGTCGTTCAAGATGATGCTGCAGTCCTACTCAGCTCGTTGCAAGACCTTCCTAATATCAGATCATTGACGGTCTCTTCTAATACTCTGCAG GTTCTATCTCTTGTTTCCAATTTATTCGAGGTTAAATTTACTTCCTTCTATAACTTGGAGTCACTGGAAGTACAAATGAAACCGATTTCAGGTCAATTGTACACTATTTTGTGTTTTGGCAAGTTCATGATACCAGGCGGCATTCAGCCGGATGAAGCTACAATCATACCTGATGGAGTAATTGACTATTTGATTCAAAACTCGCCTTCAGCAAATGTTAGCGTCATACCATATAAG aTCCAAGATCCAAGAGAAGCACAAACTAGAGGTCGGAGGAAATTCTTTGGTAAAAAGCATACAAAAGCTAAACAAGTTTGA
- the LOC131593423 gene encoding SH2 domain-containing protein A-like isoform X2, producing MIKASQILRIITFHSTQLPGLNYHCRENFEKLWCWLYPVVCVISRDKLWCWLYPVVCVISRDWVNPIWNSISPKWIEGFITKEDATGFQEPDTFILQGPTSRSWPHPDVGSLTITYVSSDYKLCHRLLSMDHIYSSDKITGVRPLQDMLLAEPELTRLGRVMRRN from the exons ATGATTAAG GCTTCTCAAATTCTTCGCATAATTACATTTCATTCTACACAACTTCCCGGTCTAAACTACCATTGTCGTGAG AACTTTGAGAAGTTGTGGTGCTGGCTGTACCCTGTAGTGTGTGTAATATCCAGGGACAAGTTGTGGTGCTGGCTGTACCCTGTAGTGTGTGTAATATCCAGGGACTGGGTAAATCCTATATGGAATTCCATTTCACCTAAATGGATTGAAGGATTCATCACCAAAGAGGACGCAACAGGATTTCAAGAACCTGATACTTTTATACTGCAGGGTCCAACCTCAAGAAGCTGGCCTCACCCAGATGTTGGTAGCCTGACTATTACTTATGTTAGCAGTGACTACAAACTTTGCCACAGACTACTTTCAATGGATCATATTTATAG CTCCGATAAAATAACTGGCGTGAGACCATTGCAAGATATGCTACTGGCAGAACCTGAGCTGACTCGGTTGGGAAG GGTAATGAGAAGGAATTAA
- the LOC131593423 gene encoding F-box protein At5g03100-like isoform X1 — MSLTHETEDRFGDLPDPVVFHILSYLNTKEAFQTCILSKRWNNLTNNLPILILDSDQFESLEKFDRALSQILSVRNGFDEDDDSNSVLDTLDLTLSPIDFWVRDSFPWTDVFVKRMVRYALSHNVRRLRYPITCNNIPFQPIFASQTLSSLDLSVPRCFRELGSIFLFPTHLNLPSLTHLTLSYFRFGAADDGCADPFSAFNKLNTLTLISCFVLNPQVLNCATRMYRDDNNQPLKLRISSPNLCNFSFIGNTSQKLCLTHLSSLKHLFIDAEQIGFRNSAAVVQDDAAVLLSSLQDLPNIRSLTVSSNTLQVLSLVSNLFEVKFTSFYNLESLEVQMKPISGQLYTILCFGKFMIPGGIQPYQATIIPDGVIDCLIQNSPSANVSVIPYKIQDPREAQTRGRRKFFGKKHTKAKQI, encoded by the exons ATGTCGTTGACTCATGAAACTGAGGACAGATTCGGCGATCTGCCAGATCCGGTTGTCTTTCACATACTTTCCTATTTGAACACCAAAGAGGCCTTTCAAACTTGCATACTCTCCAAAAGATGGAACAATCTCACAAACAATCTTCCAATCCTAATTCTAGATTCCGACCAGTTCGAATCTCTGGAAAAATTCGACAGGGCACTGTCTCAAATTCTATCTGTTCGCAATGGGTTCGATGAGGACGACGATTCAAATTCCGTTCTCGACACTCTAGATTTGACCCTTTCCCCAATTGATTTCTGGGTCCGTGATAGTTTCCCGTGGACTGACGTATTCGTCAAACGCATGGTAAGGTATGCCCTTTCACATAATGTCCGGCGATTACGATACCCTATCACCTGTAATAATATTCCGTTTCAACCTATATTTGCATCTCAAACTTTATCTTCTCTTGACCTTTCTGTTCCTCGTTGTTTTCGAGAATTAGGTTCAATATTTTTATTTCCGACTCATCTCAATTTGCCCTCATTGACACACTTGACTTTATCATATTTTCGATTTGGTGCTGCCGATGATGGTTGTGCCGACCCCTTCTCCGCCTTTAACAAGTTGAATACTTTGACCCTTATAAGTTGCTTTGTTCTTAATCCACAAGTTCTTAATTGCGCTACAAGAATGTATCGAGATGATAATAATCAGCCATTAAAACTCCGCATATCTTCGCCAAATCTTTGTAActtttcttttattggtaataCAAGTCAAAAACTATGTCTCACCCATCTTTCTTCTCTTAAACACCTATTCATTGATGCTGAACAAATTGGCTTTCGAAACTCTGCCGCCGTCGTTCAAGATGATGCTGCAGTCCTACTCAGCTCGTTGCAAGACCTTCCTAATATCAGATCATTGACGGTCTCTTCTAATACTCTGCAG GTTCTATCTCTTGTTTCCAATTTATTCGAGGTTAAATTTACTTCCTTCTATAACTTGGAGTCACTGGAAGTACAAATGAAACCGATTTCAGGTCAATTGTACACTATTTTGTGTTTTGGCAAGTTCATGATACCAGGCGGCATTCAGCCGTATCAAGCTACAATCATACCTGATGGAGTAATTGACTGTTTGATTCAAAACTCGCCTTCAGCAAATGTTAGCGTCATACCATATAAG aTCCAAGATCCAAGAGAAGCACAAACTAGAGGTCGGAGGAAATTCTTTGGTAAAAAGCATACAAAAGCTAAACAAATTTGA